Genomic segment of Rhodocaloribacter litoris:
TTCCCGTTACGGTTCAACTGGCTAAAAAAGGCCGCTGATGCCGTCAATCGGCGACCTACGATATTCAGTTCCGATGAAGCCATTGCGGAGTTTGGCGTCGGTAAAAACATGGTCCGCTCTATCCGGCACTGGGGCCTAGCGACGGGGGTGCTGGAGCCGGACCCCGATGCAGAGGACCGAACGGCTCTGCGCGTGTCCGACTTCGGGATCTACTTGCTTGGCGACGATGGAGCGGATCCTTACTGCGAGGACACTGCGACACTGTGGCTACTACACTGGCTACTTTGCCGGTCGCCTGAACGGGCCACGCTATGGCATTTCGTTTTCGGTCACTGGCGTGAGGGTGCGCTCGAGCTACGCAACCTGCAACCCGTCCTCGAGCGATGGCTGGCCGAGCGAGGTGGCACGATGCCATCGGCTTCGACATTACATCGCGACCTGCAGTGCCTTCAGAACACGTACATCGCGCCGCGTTCGAAGGGGATACACCTGGAGGATGTAGCGGGGTGCCCCCTGGCTTCGCTGGGTTTACTCTACGAAAACGGCGGCGTGATCTACCTGCGTGAAGGTCGGCAGCGTGGCCTACCGCCGGAGATCTTCGCGTATGCGGTGCTCGATTACTGGGACCAAACCTTTCCAGAGACAGAGACACTGTCGGCGCAGGAAGTGCTGTTTCGGCGAGCGAGTCCGGGGCAGGTGTTCCTGCTGAGCGAGGAGCAAGCTTTTGACTTGGTCAATCGGATCGAGACGTTTGATGAGGTCCCGTTCCGCTACGACAACACAGCCGGCCTTCAACAGTTTTACCGTACGCCGGGCGTAACGCCGCAGGCTATGCTCGATCGCTACTATGCCCGTGTCCTGCATACGGCATCATGAAGATCTGAATCCTATGGTTGTTATAAGGGGATCGTTTCAACGCAGCATCAACCTGGTCCGTGATTTCTACGGTGCTCAAAACCTTGATGGCTACATCGTCACGGTAAAAGCCCGCGAGTTGGTTGACCGCATGGCCGACGCGCTTGCTGCGCCTGTGGCTGGCCGGGCTTGGTCCATCACAGGACCGTACGGTGGCGGGAAAAGCGCCTTTGCCCTATTTACAGCTCATCTTCTGCGAGGCAATGATGCAGCATTTGCCAAACTCAAGGAAGCCGATGCGGGGCTTGCTGAGAAGCTACGCGCTGCGCGTGTGGGCGCGTTTTGCCCGGTGCTGGTCGTGGGGTCGCGAGAGTCGCTGGGAGCCGCCCTTTTGCGTGGGCTGGCGCAGGGTGTCTCGGCTTTTGTGGCCACCTTTGCTCGGCATCGAGGCCGACCTAGCGAAGAGGTGAAAACGTGCCGTACGGTGCTTCAAAAGGTCGCTCGGGAAGCGGAAGCTGCCGCCTTGCAGGACGTGGGTGATGACGTTGTGGTCGATCTGTACCAGCGGGCGGCGGCAGCGGTGCATAAAGCTACCGGCGGGGGGGTGCTCCTGATCGTGGACGAGCTAGGTAAACTGCTTGAGTATGCAGCCCTGTACCCCGAGCGAAGCGACCTCTACGTGCTGCAGCGTCTAGCTGAACGAGCTTCGCGGACGGGCGACACGCCAGAGACGGCAGCTCCGCTTCTCGTTTTCACCATCTTGCATCAGGCCTTTGAGCGTTATGCCGGTCGTCTGAGCACGGCACAGCGTGACGAGTGGCGCAAAGTACAAGGTCGTTTTGAGGACTTTGCCTTCGTTGAACCGGTCGGTGAGATGCTGCGCCTGCTGGCGCATGCCGTCCAGGTCGAGGACCCGGCTATGCTACCCGGCGACGCCCCGGCCGTAATTGACCGGTTACTCGGCGCGGCTACTCTGCAACCGAGCCTGGACCGAGAGCAGGTACGGGAGCATCTAGGCGAGGCGCTCCCGCTGCATCCGGCTGTCAGCATGATTGTAGGTCCGCTGTTTCGGCGCTTGGCTCAGAACGAACGCTCGCTCTTTGCTTTCCTCGCCTCGGGCGAGCCGGGGAGCTTCCTGGATGTGCTGGCGCATTCGATGCCTAATGCTGCCAAAGAAGACCAGCTGCGCGATGCCCCGCAACGGGTGCCCCTCTATCGCCTCGATCACCTCTACGACTACCTCATGGGGGCCGTCGGCGCAGCGCTTTTCAACGACCGCGTCGGCAAATTATGGGCCGAAACCGAGGCGGCCCTCTCCCGGCTGAAAGACCCTCAAGAGCTTGCGGTGCGCCTGCTCAAGCAGATCGCGCTTCTCAGCTTTGCCGGTCCACTGGCTGGCCTACCTCCTACGGCGGAGATCCTCCGTGCCACCGCCGATGCGCCTTCCGAGGCGGTGGATCGCACGCTGGAGAAGCTCAAGGCGGAGCGGCTCGTGACGTATCGCTCGTTCAAAGACGAGTACCACATCTGGCAGGGCAGCGATTTTGATCTCGAGGAGGCTCTCCGGAAGGCCCGCGAGCACGTCCCGGCCCGCACGCCCCTGGCCAAGCTGCTAGCCGACGTGCTACCGCCGACGCCGCTCATAGCCCGCCGCCACTCATACCGCACCGGCACGACCCGCGTCTTCGAGGTCCTGTACGCCTCCGACGAAGCCTGGCCGTCACTCATACAGCAGCCGCACAAGCGGGCCGATGGGCGCATCATCTACGTGCTACCCGAGCACGACGGCGACACAGAGCACCTGATGGCCTCCCTGCAAGAAGCCGTCGATGATCCGCTGACGCTGGTGGCCGTACCTGATGGCGTGGCGGCACTGCGCGAGGTGGTGCGCGAGCTGGCATGCCTCGAATGGGTACGCAAGTATGATGATGCACTGGACGGCGACGACGTGGCACGCCGCGAGGTCGACCAACAGCTTGCTGATCTGAGCGGCCTCGTCGAGCAGCGTCTCTCCACCTTGCTCGTCGCCGACGCTGAGGGCCGAAACCCTTGCACCTGGATCTACCAGGGACAGGTGTTCCGACTGCAAAACGAGCGTGCGTTACAGGATAAGCTCAGTCAGATATGCGACGAGATCTTTTCCCGGACACCGGAGATCTGGAATGAGTTGCTCAACCGCCACCAGCCCTCCTCGAGCGCTGTCAAAGGCCTGAAGCTCTTGCTGGAAGCGATGATCGAGCGAGGCGACCTCTACCGGCTCGGCATTGAGAAGCATCCGGCAGAGTATGGGATGTACGCCTCGATCCTCCAGGCCACGGGCATGCACCGCCCGGTATCCGATAATTCGGAGCGCTGGCACTTTGCACGACCTGATCCGGATGAACGACCCGGCTGCGCGGCGGTTTGGGATGCCATCACGAATATATTGCGAGCGGCCAAAGGACAGCGTGTGTCGGTGCGGGAACTCTACGAGGTTCTCCGACAGCCTCCCTATGGGGTGCGTGAAGGGCTGATCCCTGTCTTCCTGTTCGCGGTATACAAGGCGGCTGAAGACGAGATCGCCGTGTATGAGAACGGCACGTTTGTCTCCAGGATCGATTTTCAGACTATCGAGCGCCTGCTGAAAAGCCCGGACAAGTTCGAGATGCAGTGGGTGGAGATCAAAGGGGCGCGGGAAGAGGTACTTCGTCGGCTAGCTCCGCTCGTAGGGTTGACAGCAGCAGAGCAAAAGCCGCTGCCCTTTGTGCTTCGTCTGCTTGGTCGTGTCCACGGTCTACCGCCCTACGTACGCAAGACGGCGACGCTCTCGCAGACAGCCCTGAATGTGCGTGAGGCCCTGCATCATGCCGTCGAACCAACGACCTTGCTCTTTTCGGATCTGCCACACGCCTGCGGTGTCCGCTCGTTCCTGGTCGATGACGACGCCCGGTTGGACGATGTGGAGACCTTCGCAGAGCGCCTACAGGAAGCGCTGCGCGAACTAGGTGGGGCTTATGATGGGTTGTTGGCAGACCTTCAGACGCAGATAGCCCACGTCTTCCGGCTTCACGCGAAATCGGCGGATGAACGCCGTCATGAGCTTGCGGAGCGAGCACGGCCGTTGCTTCCCCATGCTACCGATACGCGCCTGAAGGCCTTCCTCGTCCGGGCCACCGACGAGATTCTCGATACGCAGGGCTGGTATGAGTCGCTGGCTGCGCTTCTGGCAAAACGGCCGCCGGTACAATGGAGCGACGAGGATCATGAGATCTTCGGCACTGCGCTTCGCGAAGTCGCTCGTCGGTTCCACACGCTTGAACCTATTGCCTTCGAGGCTGATCAGGAAGCGCCTGAACCGGAAGCACCGGTAGCGGATACGCGGATTCTCAAGCGGGTGCGCCTTAGCGTCACCGTACAGTACGAGGATGAGCACGAACACGTGATCAGTATCCATCCAGAGGATAACGACATCATCACGGCTGTTTATCGGCGTCTTCGCGAAGCCATCGATGCAGAAGACGTAGTGCTGGAAACAAAAATTGCCGCCCTGGCTCAATTAACCAACGAACTGCTCTCCGAACGAGAAAAAACTTATAAAGACCATGAGTAAAGTCCGGCACATCGTCGCCTTCAGCGGGGGAAAGGATAGTAGTGCGCTCGCCATCTATTTGCACGACCCCGAGCGTTGGCGCCGGGCGCTCGGCAAGCAGGGACTTCCTCCGCGCCCGCCTTTGGAAGAGGCCGAGTATGTATTCTGTGACACCGGTACCGAGCTGGCCGAGACGTACGACTACCTTGACCGGCTTGAAGCCTACCTCGGGCGGCCTATCCAGCGGCTCCGTGCCAACGTGCCACCGAGCAAGCCCGGCGAGCCGGACAAGACACCCTTCGATCACTACCTCGAACTCTACGGCGGCTTTCTACCTAGCCCGAACATGCGGTGGTGCACCCGGATGCTGAAGTTGAAGCCGTTCGAAGACTACATCGGCGACGACCCGGTGATCAGTTACGTCGGCATCCGAGCGGATGAAGGCGAATGGCGCGTCGATCCAGAGACACAGCGCAAGTATTTCCAGCATCGCAAAGGGTACATCAGCACGAAGCCCAACATCAAAACCGTTTTTCCTTTCATTGAAGATGGCCTCGTAAAAGCCGATATCTACCGTATACTCGACGATAGCGGCGTTGGCCGCCCGGACTATTATACATGGCGTTCACGCAGCGGCTGCTACTTCTGCTTTTTCCAGCGCAAGAGCGAGTGGGTCGGCCTGCTTGAGCACCACCCGGACCTGTACAAGCGAGCGATGGAGTATGAAAAGATCGACCCCGAGACGGGAGAACGTTTTACCTGGTCGGATGCCGAGTCGCTGGCTGAGCTGGCCCGGCCTGAGCGCATCGCCGAGATCAAGCGCCGGACCAAGGAGCGCGAAGAACGCCTCCGGAAAAGCCGTGCCAACGTGACGCTCATGGAGCAGTTTTTCGACGAGGTGCGCGACCTGGAAGACAGCGGCGCGGGGTGCAATATTTGCCATCTATAGGCGTGATGTTCTCCACCTGCGCAGTTCAATTGAACACATCATGAAGGCTAGCGAATTTTTACAGGCCCTGCAAACGTTCTTTCTCGACTTTATTGGAGCTATTATTCCTGGCTGGAGTTAACCCGGTTTGGTGGACTATCTTCCACTTACGAACAACGAAGAGGTCCCCATGCCACGAACACGTCCCGCGTATCCTACCGAGTTCCGCCAGCGACTCGTCGAACTGGCTCAGGCCGGTCGTAGCCCGCGTGAACTCGCTGAAGAATTTGAACCCTCCGAACAAACCATCCGCACCTGGATCAAACAAGCTGAGCGCGACGAGGGTACCCGCACCGACGGGCTCACCTCGAGAGAGCGCGAGGAGCTGCGCCAACTCCGCAAGGAGAACCGTCGTCTCCAGCAGGAGCGCGACATCCTGGCAAAGGCCGCGGCCTGGTTTGCTCAGGAGACGAACGTGATACCGAAGCGATCTTCACGTTCATAGACGCCCACCAGGCCGAATTCCCCATCCGCGTCATGTGTGCAGTCCTGGCGGTCTCCACCAGCGGCTACTACGCCTGGCGCAACCGAGTCCCTTCCCAGCGAGCCCGAGACGACGCGATGCTGACCGAGCAGATCCATGCCATCCACGCGTGGTCCCGCGGCACCTATGGCGCCCCCCGTATCCATGCCGAACTCAAGGATCAAGGCGTGCATGTGGGGTGCAAGCGTGTAGCTCGTTTGATGCGAGCAGCCGGCTTGCACGGCATTAGCCGCCGCAAAGGACCCACCACGACGCGGCGGAGGGAGGGAGCTAGACCCGCGCCGGATCTCGTCGAGCGGGATTTCACCGCGACCGAGCCGAACCAGTTGTGGGTGGCCGACATCACCTACGTGCCGACGGCGGCCGGCTTCCTGTACCTGGCTGTTGTGCTCGACGCGTTCAGTCGCCGTATCGTGGGCTGGTCGATGGCCAATCACTTGAGGACGGAGCTGGTGGTCGCCGCGTTGGAGATGGCGCTTGAGCAGCGGAAGCCGGAGGCGGTCATCCATCACTCCGACCAGGGGTCGCAGTACACCTCGATTGCCTTCGGGGTGCACTGTCGGGAAGCGGGTGTGGAGCCGTCAATGGGCTCGGTCGGTGACTGCTACGATAACGCCATGTGCGAGAGCTTCTTCGCTACGCTTGAATGCGAACTCATCGACCGTGAGGCCTTCGCGACGCGGGCCGAGGCGCGGATGGCGATCTTCGACTACATTGAAGGGTGGTACAACCCGCATCGGCGGCACTCGGCCCTGGAGTATCAGTCGCCGGTGAGCTACGAAAGAAGACACCAATCACAGGTCGCAGCCGAAAGCTGCTGACTGTCCACTAAAGCGGGGTAACTCCACTCGCGCGCTAGGCAAACATATAGTACTTGTTGAAGAGCACCCTTCAGAGCAGCGACGACGCTATTTTGGAATGCCGAGGGCTTGCGCCGATGTGACATTCTCCTCACTGAATGAAGGAGTGCTATATTTGCGATCCCTCTCAGTAGCTGCTCCAACACAGGAGAAGGATATGCTCGCCTGATTGAACAGCCGCTTTCTACTCTAAACGCAATACCCCAGATTGCATTGGTGAATCCGATGATCCAGGAGGAAGCTCTATTCCACGCCCTCTACCAAGCGTCAACGGAAAGCGAGGTAGATGAAGTCATCCAGCAGCATCCGGAGGTCTTCAAGCAGGAAAACTGGTATCCGTACGGCCAGAATGAGAGCAACTTCGGTGTGGTCGAGAACCAACAGGCCTCTCCGATTCCTGCACTGGTCGAAAAGGTGATCAATTCCATCGATGCCATTCTGATGAAACGCTGCCTTGAAGAAGGCATCGATCCGAAGTCACCTCAAGCGCCTCGTTCGGTCGAAGACGCCGTAAAACGTTTCTTCCCTGATGCGAAGAATTGGGATCTTCCTTCGTTCAGAGCACAACAGGCCGAGGCCATACAAATTCTGGCAGACGGCCCTCGCCTCAATACATCCCTTGTCATTTACGACGACGGGGAGGGGCAACACCCCGAAGATTTCGAAGACACCTTCCTTTCCTTGCTAAGGGGCAATAAGAACGAGATCCACTTCGTCCAAGGGAAATACAATATGGGCGGAGCCGGTGCTATTGTGTTCTGCGGGAAGAAGCGTTACCAACTGATCGGCTCGAAACGATTCGATGGGACAGGTTTGTTCGGCTTCACGCTCATGCGCAAGCACCCGCTGAGTGACGAGGAACGCAAGAGCAAGAAGAACACTTGGTATGAATATCTGAAGATTGACGGCAAGATCCCATCGTTCCACATCGATACGATGGATCTCGGTCTTTACAACCGGCTGTTCAAGACCGGGACGGTCATCAAACTATATTCCTATGACCTGCCGGAAGGTGCTCGTTCGGTCATCTCTCGGGACCTGAACCAGAGTATCAACGAATACCTGTTCGAACCTGCACTGCCGATCTACACCATTGATAAAGAAGAGCGCTATCCCAATGACCGCGCGCTTCAACGGCACCTCTATGGGTTGAAGCGCCGCCTTGAAGAGGAAGGCAGCAAGTATGTTGAGACGTACTTCTCGGAGACATATTCCGATGAGACCATCGGAACCGTGAAGATCACCTGCTACGTGTTCAAACCACGAATCGAAGGCAAAAATGCCAAGGAGAGCCGGGAAACCATCCAGCGGGAGTTTTTCAAGAACAACATGTCCGTGTTGTTCTCCATCAACGGGCAGGTGCACGGGCACTACACATCGGAATTCATCACGCGGTCGTTGAAATTCTCTCTACTGAAGGGCTATTTGATCATCCACGTGGACTGCACCCACGTGAACCTCGAGTTCCGTAACGAACTGTTTATGGCTTCCCGGGATCGCCTCAAGGCGGGGGAAGAATCCCGGACCCTGCGTCATGTCATTTCGGACGTTTTGTCCAAAAGCAAGCTCAAGGATATCTACAAGCAACGCCGCCAGGCCATCACCGTCGAGGGTGAGGATACAAAAGATCTACTCAAGAGCTTCACGGATAACCTGCCTCTGAAGGATGATCTCCTGTCTCTGCTGAACCAGACGTTCAAGCTAGATCAGAAGACGAAACGGGAGCCGCAACCCAAGCAGCACAAACCGTCACAGAACAATGGGCAGCAGCCACCGCCATTCAATCCTCAGCGGTTTCCGTCTTTTCTCAAAATCGAGGTCAAGGCTCAGGATAAGGATGGGTTGCCAATGGTAAAGGTCCCTCTGGGCGGTGAGCGCACCGCACGCTTCTCGACCGACGTGGAGGATCACTACTTCGACCGTGTGGAGGAACCGGGCGACTTACAGATTGCCATTCTGGACTACCGACCTAATGAGAGGGAGGGAGGGAGTCAGCCTGGCATTCCGGATAAGGTCGAATACTTCTTCAACGTGGCGCGCTCGAGCCCTAATCAGGGAATCATTAGAATCGCCTTCAATCCGACCGATAAGGTACAGGTAGGCGATGCGGTAAAAATCAAGGCCACGCTCATGGGCGCTGGCCAGAAATTCGAGGAAATCTTCTGGATAAAGATCTCGGAGCCGGAAAAGAAACAGAACAAGCAAAAGGCGAAACCGTCGAAAGAAGATGACAGAATCGGCCTACCTGCGCTGCATCTTGTTTACGAAGAGAAGAGGGACGGATACCTCGACTGGGAGGCACTCGAAGCCCAGGGGATTTCGATGAACCATGACACCGTGATGCATCCGAGCGTCGAAGGCGATAAGCTCGATGCCATCTATGTTAACATGGATAGTCGGGTGCTCAAGGACTACAAGTCCAAGTTGAAAACGGCAGAGCAGCTTGATCTGGCGGACA
This window contains:
- a CDS encoding DUF4007 family protein; this translates as MATTFSFSGHETFPLRFNWLKKAADAVNRRPTIFSSDEAIAEFGVGKNMVRSIRHWGLATGVLEPDPDAEDRTALRVSDFGIYLLGDDGADPYCEDTATLWLLHWLLCRSPERATLWHFVFGHWREGALELRNLQPVLERWLAERGGTMPSASTLHRDLQCLQNTYIAPRSKGIHLEDVAGCPLASLGLLYENGGVIYLREGRQRGLPPEIFAYAVLDYWDQTFPETETLSAQEVLFRRASPGQVFLLSEEQAFDLVNRIETFDEVPFRYDNTAGLQQFYRTPGVTPQAMLDRYYARVLHTAS
- a CDS encoding phosphoadenosine phosphosulfate reductase family protein: MSKVRHIVAFSGGKDSSALAIYLHDPERWRRALGKQGLPPRPPLEEAEYVFCDTGTELAETYDYLDRLEAYLGRPIQRLRANVPPSKPGEPDKTPFDHYLELYGGFLPSPNMRWCTRMLKLKPFEDYIGDDPVISYVGIRADEGEWRVDPETQRKYFQHRKGYISTKPNIKTVFPFIEDGLVKADIYRILDDSGVGRPDYYTWRSRSGCYFCFFQRKSEWVGLLEHHPDLYKRAMEYEKIDPETGERFTWSDAESLAELARPERIAEIKRRTKEREERLRKSRANVTLMEQFFDEVRDLEDSGAGCNICHL
- a CDS encoding IS3 family transposase (programmed frameshift) — encoded protein: MPRTRPAYPTEFRQRLVELAQAGRSPRELAEEFEPSEQTIRTWIKQAERDEGTRTDGLTSREREELRQLRKENRRLQQERDILGKGRGLVCSGDERDTEAIFTFIDAHQAEFPIRVMCAVLAVSTSGYYAWRNRVPSQRARDDAMLTEQIHAIHAWSRGTYGAPRIHAELKDQGVHVGCKRVARLMRAAGLHGISRRKGPTTTRRREGARPAPDLVERDFTATEPNQLWVADITYVPTAAGFLYLAVVLDAFSRRIVGWSMANHLRTELVVAALEMALEQRKPEAVIHHSDQGSQYTSIAFGVHCREAGVEPSMGSVGDCYDNAMCESFFATLECELIDREAFATRAEARMAIFDYIEGWYNPHRRHSALEYQSPVSYERRHQSQVAAESC